Within Anopheles nili chromosome 3, idAnoNiliSN_F5_01, whole genome shotgun sequence, the genomic segment CAAGTTCACGATAAATAGCTGTCCTCCGATTCCTCCAAACCTAGGCAAGTTGCTGTACTTTTCTATCATTCTAGCAAAACGAATTTTGCAGTACGACGTAACGTTCATTTCTCGCTTTAGATGGACCAATAGATGTGGACATAGCGTTTGAGCCGCTCACCACGGTGGAGAAACGATTTGCCCATAAGCTCCAACCAGGAGGCCAGTACGTGCCACCAGACTGTACCGCACGGAATCGAGTCGCCATCATCGTACCATACCGCGCACGGGAACAGCACCTGCCAATTTTCCTGAAGAACATACATTCGTTGTTGATGAAGCAGCAGCTCGAATATGGTATTTACATAGTGGAACAGACTGCTGGATCCTCGTTCAATCGGGCCGCATTGATGAACATCGGTTTCGTCGAGGCGATGAAACAGAAGAACTGGGAATGCATGGTATTTCACGACATCGACCTATTGCCAATGGACGATCGTAATCTCTACACCTGTCCGGACCAACCTCGCCACATGTCTGTTGCTGTCGATACTTTTGGGTTTAAGCTGCCGTATAGCACAATTTTTGGTGGTGTTTCCGCTATGACCGAGAAACAGTTTAGAATGGTGAACGGTTTTTCCAACTCTTTCTGGGGTTGGGGAGGAGAGGATGATGACATGTCGAACAGGTATGCTAAAAATCCATTCATTTGCATGCATGTTTCCATTCATTTCAATGGTTATACACTTAATactgatttattttctctttcctgCATCTTTTTAGGTTGAAACACGAGGGATTTCATATAGCACGCTATCCTATCAACATAGCTCGTTACACGATGTTaaatcacaaaaaagaaaaggccaATCCTAAGCGGTAAGTTAGAtatgttaaatttaaaaaaaaattcaataccaACATCTCCTTTGCACGTTTAGATATGAAAAACTAGTAAATGGAGCAAAACGGTTCGATAGTGATGGACTGAACTCGTTACACTACCAACTAGTGAATTTAATTCGAAAACCACTATACACCTGGATTCACGCGGATATAACTCCAGATGTAAGTCATATAATAAATACAtatacttttttatatttgatgCCCGTATAGATTAACCACTTTTATAAGTACCATCTGCAAATTTATATCCTATGATTTACTTATATAAACATACGTTGGATATTTAATTACAGGGTAGCTGATGATTGTCGTTTCTAGCGGATTGGCTAGGCTAAAACGAACCAGATGATATGCATTCGCACTAATCAAACAAACGCCGAATATTGGGTTTAGATGGTTTTACAGCGTGAGTAAACCTTAACGTATGTTGCCTGTGTTCATAAAGAAACATTCATTTGTTTACAACCAGTTGCAATATCGCATCTGTATTAGATGAAGAAACGTTTTTCCATCCAATGATTCGTGAATGTGCTTCACATGCACACCATCAAAAGGGACAGCTGTTGGTATGGATTCCCAGAGTCCTGCTCATCCTATCTTTCTCCATCGGTAGATGAAAGACAAACAAGTAAGGTGTATCTTTGTGTTTCACCTTTACGATACCAATCACGATGTTACATGCTAAAGCCTAGTAACGGATTTTTGCCGAAATGTATTTATATACCTCTTATTCTGGTAGCATATGCTTTCCGCGCTCGTCAAAGCGAATGAATTTTGCAAACCAGTAATACTGTTTCTACCCTCAACATTACCCCAACTTAACTGTGGTGATAGCAAATGAGCGCAAATTTTAATCACTCATCTGTGTTAATTAACTTAATCAAATGGCAAGAAATCTCCACGAAATGTGAACTGTTTGATATTAGATAAAATATCGTTTAACGGAAGTGAACCGTAGATCTGATTTCAAGTAGTCTTCTAGATTTAGACAGATTTTACAATTGTTTTGTATAACTCTACAACGCAAATATATTTGTATAATTTAATGCAGCAGAAAATTTCCATTCATAGTATATTCcattcaacaaaacaaaacaaaaatccaagATAATTAAGGTAATAATAGTTGAtacgcaaacgaacgcaacaaataacaataaaaaccaacgGAGCTTTACTTACTAATGTTTGCGCGAAATGGAACATCTGAATAAAATTCGTTCAAACTTAAGCGTAGGCCGTCAAAAGGGCACAAACAACTATTTGTTAGTTCCGTCCGGCTCAAAAAATTAACTAATCTTAACGGAGCACAGATGCGaagaattaaattaatttggGACGATCAAACATTAACGCTGGTTATGAAAAGCCGGTAAATTATGAGAAAAGACACGCAATcactatttaaatttaatgagAACTGTTGTCAAGAAGATAGTGTCAGCGAGAAACAAACACTAGGATTGATTTCCTAGCAAAGTTTCATTTTACTAATATCGCTCCCGAAATAAGCATCACTCATGAGAGATAAGATGCTTAAATGTTATATTACGTTAGTGTTATCCCTTATGCTATAAGTTGAGCGACGTACGTGATATTAGTCAAGCCTCTTCATTTGTGTATCGGACAATGTGTATgatattttgaattttccatgATTCTCACATTAGTGACCAAAAAGACAAATGTACATCGATAAACGTCTCGGTATTATTTATGAAAATATTGGATGGGTTCGAAAACATGCTTTTAGTATAGAAAACACAAACCTAATCAAATAGTCCTTCGAGTTTATTACTTCAAAAGTAAGCCAACTGAAAATATCTTGAACATTATAATCTCCAGTTAtttaaaaacgcacacaacaaAACCAATGTAGAAATCTTAGTATGTTAAAGCTCCTCTTAATCAcgtgaaaataattaaaatcgcAATAAACGGTAACAATACACCATTACCGGCATTTTATTCTATTATCATTTGTCTGCATTTCCGAATCTACTACTACTTGctgtacaaaaaacatttttgaaatttgGTTCCATTATATCATTTGCTGATGCCATTTTATTTGTGGATATCATTAAGAACGTTCATTAGTAAATAATTTTGATAGTCAATATccttaaaacatttaaaaaacgaATGACTTCAATAGCGTAAGGTTCGTAGGGCGGTTGTTGCTCTAGCGGTCAACATAGTGTatgcgcgagtgtgtgtttatgtttatgtatAGATCTATACTCCGCTTGTCATAATGCTACATCCAACATGGCAACTAGACTATTGGAATATTCAATTTATTGGACATTGCCAAGGATGCGTGCCATATGGCAcatattttctgttttaaaaGGATAATGAACTCGtccattttttaaatactaaaagatttaattttttcctaAATCATCTAAAGGAAGCAGCGTTGGAGGCCGAAGGATTGTTAACCACAAAGTAAACAAGGTTGGACCGTGAGTGATAATGAACATGACATTTAATGAATAGGTTTTTACAatataatttacaaaaaattaaattttatcgcGATTAACACAATATGCTCAGTCCAGATTTACAGAAAAGTAACGTTCCAGACAACGAAAGGTTACGAAGAAAGTTGTAAAACGTTTTTACACCAAACTAGCATTCAAATGATTTTTTACccatactaaaaaattattgttCGAATCAAAGTCATAATATTATCAAACATTAATAAATAAACCTCAAAATAGGTACGTTTTTGATACTACTACTCTCATACTAAAGATTGTTCTTACCTTTTCGATAGACCTACAACAGTAAAAAAGTGACTCATTGTCAAATGACTCTTGGTTGCCCAACCTGACGTATATCGAAATTGATCACGGACGGAATGCCCTCGTTTTCTCCGTTGCTCTTGAGTTTTTGGACTGATGAAAAGTTTTCGAGCTTTTCATCTCACACTTGATTTTTTGTCCATCGTTATCCTTAAACGTTGGTACACTGTATGCCAATTGGGCTGATAGCGAAAAAGCGACTCCAGCTTAATGAATATTAGCTAAAAACTGTACCACAAGTACTCTTGAAGGAACATTTTTCATTGGGACGTATTAtcacgggcacacacacacacaaacacacagtcGCATAGTAAAAATTGAGACTCCGCCACCGTCTGTCCCGCTGCAGGAAAAAAGAATCTCGAATTTCGATTTTCACCGTCGTTTCTATTAGGTGGGTTTACATTAAATATGTGCCGCGAGTGAGTTATTAGAATCGGACAAAGTGATCGTAGTGCGACGAAAGTTACGTAGTAGAAACAGCAACCCGTCGAATGTACACGGCTCCCCAGTGGTTCGACGCATCGGGCTTGTTGATTCGGGAGCAGAGAAGCTTCCAGCCGCAGTGTTGTCGACACTTGGTGTATGCTCAAATTATCCTGTGCCAACGAAAGCGTTTGTTACTTTGATATGAGGCGGCGTGTATTATAGTCTATCGAGTTGGCGTAAATGGCCGCGGTAATGTACCGAATGTACCGTGTCGTTTGAGTTGGGACAATCAACCTGCGCCCGGTTGGCTGAATGTAACGGTGGGTGTCGATATACATGCATTTGTCCACCGTATCAGCCGTCTAGCCAAAAAACCGCCACTAGCATTAGCGCCGCAAAAACAACTATAACGAAGACCGAACTCTATGCAGTGCGGCGATGCAAGAATTAACCTGTAAGGTGTGATCCGTCGAACAGGCTTGCATAGTACGAATATTCGTAGAAATCTTAGGTTCCACAACTGCGTTGCATGTTCCGCGTGGTTAAGTCTCGCTTCTCCGCATTTCGTATGTCTCGTATGACAAACGTCCTTACCTGGATTGATGCATGAGGTGAGAAAAACTTACACGTCATGGGCACAAATGGAAGGATAATACCTGGAACTGCCGGAAAACATCCTGTGCCGGTGAATTATTTTGCATATGTGTGTTGTTTATTACTACGTTTCCAATGGACCTCTGGTTAAAatagccttttttcttttcattgtaGGAAAATCCTGGACTTGAGTAGCTTTACTTTGGACTTATATTCTGCCCCTCCTGCGGTATCCGACTGCTGGCTCTCAGTTTAACTCAGTTTGAGCTGTGGCAAACAGTAGTATTGAGCGTTGAAGCAATCCCTAAATCCGTTGATTTGTCAACAGTCCTGTAGTAATATCGGGGGTATACGCGGCCTCCTGGGAGTGCCAAGTCTTTTCAACCGGATCACCATCGATTGCAGCAGACCGATGGAACGAGAACGGGAACGGGAGCATGCTATCAGTGCGGCTGGGGCCAGCAGTAGCAGTGGACGAATGAAACACCTGAAGAAACGTTCTCgcaaaagcaacaagaaaTCTAAGAGAAAACGGCGCAACACGACCTCCGATGTGGATGATCTATCTTCTGCTTCGTTCAGCGAGGAGACGAAACGCCGTCCGCGATCACACAAAAGTGGCGATGCGTACGACGACAGTAGTGGAGACATGCGAGGAAGTCTCGCGAATAGAACGGCATCGTCCGGTACGAAATCCGGCGTCGAGTATTCAGACGTCAGCTCGGACGACTTTTCCGCTCCAGAAGCGGGCGAAATTGAAACGGACATCTCAGACGCTGCTGAAGGTAGCGGAGCTGCCGTAAATAATGGAGCGGAGGGTTCGTTTTTCAGTGGAGATGAGTCCGATAACGATGATGGAAGAACATCAAAAAGTGAAAGTAAATTGCATCATCGCCACCGCCATCACCGACACCGAAAGCCTCTGGTCGACGATCCtgagaaaaatttaaattcgcATCGATCTAGCTCCAAGCGCTGGAGTCGGACGCCACAATCTCAGAAGGTTTCAGAGATGGACGCGCGCAGCAACACGCCATCTCTACCAGATGTGGGGGACTCAAGCAGAAGAGGAGGAACTATGGTGGATACGAGCGGTGGCATCGCGGCATCTTCAATCAGCAGCTCATCCAGTCGATCGAAACGGATGAACTCGATTTCATCCGATACTTCATCGATAAAATACCACAGACAGAAGCGTCGCTCTAAGCACAGCGGTCTTAAAGGTGTGGACGATGAACAAGACTCATTACGTCACgaagatgacgacgatgacggagGAGGATTGGCGGGGAATGGAGGTGCCGGCACAGAAGAACTGGATGATGAGGACGACAATGAAGAAAATgacgaggaagaggaagatgaCGACGAAGAGCTGGACGATGATAATGAAGAACTTTCGCTATCGAGCCGGAAGCGGttaaagaaaagcaaaaaagagaaaaaacacaagaaaaacaaaaaatccaagaaacgaaagaagaagcaacgCACTAGATCGATATCGAGCATTGAGACGATCTCGGAAAGCGAAGGATCGCTATTGGAATCTATGACTCCACCACTGAAACAGTCGCCCGTTTATGGTGTACCAGGCGGCGATGGTAACAAATCATACACTCCAGTTCACAACGACACTAGCCTTACTCCAGTCTCACCAGGTATGGTAGCAGCATTCGTAAGAATAGTAACCGTATCATGAGAATGCCTTTTAATGCATTTGGTTTCCCATCTTGCTGATTTCTATAGGAACTCCTCCGTTGTTagatcttcatcatcatcattctaCGCGACACTCGCTGAACAGTCCATACGATAGTCATGATATTACTACAAGAAGCCGCAGTCCTAACGACCGGGATCGTGAACGTGAAAGGGATCGggatcgagatcgagatcgatcATCTAATGCGCCCGGTGTAAGCGGCAACAGTCGCAAATTATACATCACGTCCTCACCTCACACTCCACCGGTCACTAGTTATCATAAGAAAAATTTATCGTCTTACCATGATCGTTCGCTggcacagcaacagcaccacatTAGTCCAATTGATCTGGATAGtccgccaccaccagcgctACGGCACCGACGAAGCAGCAGTCATCGAGAAAACAGCAGACGCCGCAGCCAGTCCAATGATCGAAGATATAGCGCTAGACGAACGCCTTCTCCaagtaagcttttttttctttgtttgttttaggtGGAATTCTGCAAAGATTGCAGTCATGCTTATGCCggcaaaaattggaaaatgaatACTAATCACACAACTCGCTATTCAATCGTCACAGATGGTCGGCATAAACCACATACTCCACCACCCACGAAGCGTCGTAGGGATCGATCACCACCGGAGAAAGACTACTATCGGAAAACAGACAACCGTGGTGGTTACAGCAAACGCGAACGAGAGTGGGACGACCGACGAGTAGGCGAACCCCACAAGCAGCGCTACAACATTAGGTACGAATTGGACTATACTGTTCAATATGATAGTCCGGGTTCAAAGGAAAAATGTAACTGATAAATTTGCTGTTTGTgtacatttttcatcttttttgttttggtttgtttgtttgtttgattttgtagCAGAACTCCAAGCCCAAGCAGCAGCCGAAGAGTTCGTCGGACGCCTTCACCACCACAAACGAGCAGAACGAGATCGTTACGGAAGGCAGGATATTATAGCCCTTCTCCGGAGCGCGGTGGGGGAGGAACCGTTAGTGGTACTAGCTATGCTTCAACCCGTTCGAAGCATCGCTCACGAAGCCCCCGGCGATCGCCTCCACCATCTGCTACTAACAAACGCTACTCTAGAAGCAGATCCAGGTCACCACAAATGCCTTCAGCTAAAAAGTTTGatctgcaaaagaaaatcaccgACACTAGCTTCTTTGCGGAACTCATTAAGGACAAACACAAGCGCAATAAAACGCTGCTAGAGATTCttgaaaacaagaaaaagaacgatGCATCTGGTCCGGAAGGAACTGCAACAACTAACAACAGTGGCTCTGCGTCGTTGGATGGTGAGGTAAACGAAACTGGTGCACCAGATGGTGCGCCGGGATCGGCCGTAACGTTGGATAGTACCGGTGCAAACGGTTACAAGGACAAACCGTCACATTCTATGTCAAATTTAACTGATATTCCAATGCCGGATTCAACGGAATGTTCCACCCATTCGGACCAAATTGACGGACGGACTGCAGCAATGCCTACGACTTCCGTTGCCGACGGACAGAGCCGAAACTGTTGCGACGTCAATGCCAACAGCAACGGTGGCAGCAACAGTTTGGTTTCAGATTCACAAATACCTGTGATAACGAACAGTGgaccccatcatcatcagcatcatccaCTGTGCCCTTCAGCGTCTTCTGGTACCGATCTGCTGCATGTGGCAGCGAATACTGAATCAATGCAGTCGACCGCAAATACAGCGGAAAGTAACAATAACGTAAACAGCGGAACGGCTCTGTCTAAGCCAAAAAGTCTTACAAATCTTCCAATGCCACCGGGTGTTAACGTGGCCGAGCTAGAAGGCGCGCAAACGCCCAGCCCAACCGGACCAATCAGTCCCGTCGCTGCTGTGAGTTCTATGAAAGTAATGCCCATTCCCACGCTAACGACGACCGGTGccgttccgcttccggtggccacTAACGCCGCCGGTATCAACAAACAGCGCTCCGAAAGCCACAAACCAACCACACCTAACGTGTCTACACCGGCAGCGGTTCCGTCGGGCGCATCCACTGCTGCCTCTGCCATGTCGGTGGCCGGAAGCGGTATGAAGAAAGGTTTACTCAATTTACCCATGCCGCCAATGGTACCCGGATCGGAAGATCTCAGTGGCGATGAAGATATTGGCTCACCTGTACTGTCCAGCCAGCGTGATTCCTCGCAAAAACTGGCATCATCGTCCGGGCAGTCTGGCACAATGAACAACAATAACGTTAGCTTAAACAACAGGTACAAAACTGCGGTCGCCGGAACGGTGTCCACGGTATCTGCGCAACAATCCAGCAGCGGACAGAGTAAGGTAACCCAGCCGCGCCCGAGGATTTTAAACCGGCGCCATTCGCGTAACATGACAGCGCCCATGTCGGCTTCCGGAGGAAAGGACTGGGGTGAACGATGCGTCGAAGTGTTCGATGTATTGGAACAGATCGGCGAAGGAACATACGGCCAGGTAAGCCCAATTGCGAAGCACTCAAGCAAGTTCGATGTTTAATTTGTTCTCCTTGTTTTGGTGGATGGTGCGTTCGCAGGTATACAAAGCCAAGGACCAGCAGACCAACGAACTGGTGGCATTGAAAAAAGTGCGCCTTGAGCATGAGAAGGAAGGCTTTCCGATAACAGCGgtgcgggaaataaaaattcttcGCCAACTTAATCACAAGAACATTGTCAACTTGCGGGAAATTGTTACTGATAAGCAGGATGCTCTTGAATTTCGCAAAGATAAAGGCTCCTTTTATCTGGTGTTCGAATACATGGATCACGATCTGATGGGATTGCTCGAGTCGGGGATGGTTGATTTCAACGAACAGAATAACGCTAGCATAATGCGCCAGCTGCTGGACGGGTTAAACTACTGCCACAAGAAAAACTTCCTGCATCGTGACATCAAATGTTCCAACATTCTTATGAATAACAAGTAAGTGTCCCATTGTGTCTCGCATCGCTGCTCCAGTGCAGTGCTGACAtaagaagaaacgaaacgatccTCACATTGCTTCCTCTTGCAGAGGTGAGGTGAAACTTGCCGATTTTGGACTGGCGCGATTGTACAACGCGGATAATCGTGAGCGACCGTACACGAACAAAGTGATCACCCTATGGTACCGACCCCCGGAGCTGCTCCTGGGCGAAGAACGCTACGGTCCTGCAATTGACGTGTGGAGCTGCGGATGCATCCTCGGCGAGCTGTTTCTCAAGAAACCACTGTTCCAAGCGAACCAAGAACCAGCCCAGCTAGAAATGATTTCGCGTCTCTGTGGCACCCCAACGCCGGCAGTCTGGCCGAACGTCATCAAGCTCCCTCTGTTCCATACGCTCAAATCTAAGAAGCAGTACCGTCGAAAGCTTCGAGAGGATTTCGTTTTCATGCCTACCCCATCGCTCGATCTGCTTGATAGCATGTTGGTGCTGGATCCAGACCGACGCATTACCGCGGAAGATGCGCTCAAATCCAACTGGCTGAGAAACGTTATACCTGACCAGTGAGCATCCAGttcgcaaaatgcaaaatgcgCTCGTGTATGAGCTAATACGAGCTGTTTCTCTTTCAGATTACCTCCGCCGCAGCTACCGACATGGCAGGACTGTCACGAGCTTTGGAGCAAGAAGAGGCGGCGTCAGCTTCGCGAGCAACAAGAATCGGCGTTGAATCTTCCTCCCGGCAAACCATCAGGCAGCACAATCAAATTAGATGGCATTACTGTACCCGGGCCCGGCGGTCCTACCGGTATTAATATGCTATAAAGATGTGTGTTGCTGATCCGTGCATATCGTACCAATTAGTTTTTGGTACACAGACGCTGTGGATTGGCTAGCTTTCGTTTCCAACATTCTGGTTTTAGCGCGAGTGCATGTTAAAATAGTGATATATCTTAACGTACATGTACAGCTAGTTTGTATAGAACTTTAAAACACACCTCTAGCCATCGCGTTATTgagaatttttttctttatgctGCATTCTTCCTGAATGTACGGCTTTTGATGCATAATTTTAATACGTTAGGAATAGCATCAAATCCCTCACGATACTTCCTGCTGCAAAAGTGTGAACCcaatgggagaaaaaatgttACGTGAGATTTAATCACAAACATATGTTTTCAGGTGTATATTATGAGAAAAAATTGAGATTTTCGTTCGAAAAGCGGAGCGGAGAACAAGCAAGTAGCCAGTACGAGTAAAAGGACTGTGTGCGATCTACAAAATACTATATGTAAAATGCGAGAGTGTTAGATAGAGAATAATGAATAAGCCAACACTCAATAGCAGCACCGTAACAAATCACCAGAATCTGGAAGTGTCTTAAAGGAGGAGATGTAAAGAAATTCCAAAGCAAGATAAAGCTCAGCAATTTGCACTGTCGTTGGTCATTGACACTGTTCTATTACTCTAGGATGAAATAGATCATTGAGCGCCTTTAGCGGGTATATTATTGAGGAAAAATCAGCAATAATAGGAGCGACAGAATGCGGCGACTGTTCAGACAGTGAGCCAATGGCATGTAAGCCGTTTGAACGGTTGTGCATCTTATTCTATCATCTGAATGTTAGATAGAATGAACGGGGTAACAGGGACGGCGGTACGCATAGCCAATTAAGACTTGCAGTATATTTCCTATATTGTACAGTAATAGAATATCATGATCtgtaaatttgtttaaaaaatactACATTTGGAAAAAAAGACCTTGCCTTTCTACTAAGAAGGTATGCAACCAGCGCATAAGCAAACCTACTCTTCCGGGCTAGACTCGGAGTATATTGTAATTAAATATGCGAACGATCAACAGACGAACACAGGCTAACCGTGGGTGCGTTTAGCCACTTTTATTTTCGCATAATCTACTAACTGTAGGTGACCTATGCtatcagaaaacaaaactggtCCTCAAATCAACGCAATATGAACAACGGATGAAGGATAAAACCAATAAACACAAATCCAGAACAGTTTCagtttataaatatatagTTTTACCGTCTGCTATTTAGTCAATCCAGATCCTGGTGTAGGCTGATGACAAGAGTTTCATTGGTTTACGGCTCCCCTCTGGCGTACGGAAGGAACGAATTACTTCGACGATCATGCCGCTTGCATGCAAACTGAATGCAACACCCAGGGTGAATACAGTGTGCGGAGAGAACTGTGAAATGAATCATTGTAATGACCACGAAAAATGAATTTGTGGTCGTATGCATGCGCATGTTCTCACATACGCCCGAATGAATGCAATCACCTACCTACCAAGATTTCGTCTACGCCAATTACAAATTTCGTGCAATCGGCAAGAAAAGTATATTATTAAACCATTCAAGTTACATATATGCATTGGGTATGCAAATTGGTAAGATAATCCTAACTTTATTTACTAATAGTCCTGCGCCTCTGTT encodes:
- the LOC128724300 gene encoding beta-1,4-N-acetylgalactosaminyltransferase bre-4, whose protein sequence is MAFCNRTLAKAALGACFLFILVHHLFNSKLDSSNGYAGLKSRYINLPISATQWPKRTHASVEKSSAPIEHSMLDNDEKVSTIPQYANNQQVNDTTVDNAQQNQSLGGSQAVNLRLNNLKNQNVIQKVDTEPTKRTATSSEIDTNSNKINSNSSRVIPSKHDSNSNFNDSVVKDSGVNGGSPYIENIGNNKSSIESVNNIGNLPAISSLKLDVRINASPRIGDANSGRDDDSQNTANQFSATSGLDSLLDKFTINSCPPIPPNLDGPIDVDIAFEPLTTVEKRFAHKLQPGGQYVPPDCTARNRVAIIVPYRAREQHLPIFLKNIHSLLMKQQLEYGIYIVEQTAGSSFNRAALMNIGFVEAMKQKNWECMVFHDIDLLPMDDRNLYTCPDQPRHMSVAVDTFGFKLPYSTIFGGVSAMTEKQFRMVNGFSNSFWGWGGEDDDMSNRLKHEGFHIARYPINIARYTMLNHKKEKANPKRYEKLVNGAKRFDSDGLNSLHYQLVNLIRKPLYTWIHADITPDHMLSALVKANEFCKPVILFLPSTLPQLNCGDSK
- the LOC128727561 gene encoding cyclin-dependent kinase 12, coding for MEREREREHAISAAGASSSSGRMKHLKKRSRKSNKKSKRKRRNTTSDVDDLSSASFSEETKRRPRSHKSGDAYDDSSGDMRGSLANRTASSGTKSGVEYSDVSSDDFSAPEAGEIETDISDAAEGSGAAVNNGAEGSFFSGDESDNDDGRTSKSESKLHHRHRHHRHRKPLVDDPEKNLNSHRSSSKRWSRTPQSQKVSEMDARSNTPSLPDVGDSSRRGGTMVDTSGGIAASSISSSSSRSKRMNSISSDTSSIKYHRQKRRSKHSGLKGVDDEQDSLRHEDDDDDGGGLAGNGGAGTEELDDEDDNEENDEEEEDDDEELDDDNEELSLSSRKRLKKSKKEKKHKKNKKSKKRKKKQRTRSISSIETISESEGSLLESMTPPLKQSPVYGVPGGDGNKSYTPVHNDTSLTPVSPGTPPLLDLHHHHSTRHSLNSPYDSHDITTRSRSPNDRDRERERDRDRDRDRSSNAPGVSGNSRKLYITSSPHTPPVTSYHKKNLSSYHDRSLAQQQHHISPIDLDSPPPPALRHRRSSSHRENSRRRSQSNDRRYSARRTPSPNGRHKPHTPPPTKRRRDRSPPEKDYYRKTDNRGGYSKREREWDDRRVGEPHKRFCSRTPSPSSSRRVRRTPSPPQTSRTRSLRKAGYYSPSPERGGGGTVSGTSYASTRSKHRSRSPRRSPPPSATNKRYSRSRSRSPQMPSAKKFDLQKKITDTSFFAELIKDKHKRNKTLLEILENKKKNDASGPEGTATTNNSGSASLDGEVNETGAPDGAPGSAVTLDSTGANGYKDKPSHSMSNLTDIPMPDSTECSTHSDQIDGRTAAMPTTSVADGQSRNCCDVNANSNGGSNSLVSDSQIPVITNSGPHHHQHHPLCPSASSGTDLLHVAANTESMQSTANTAESNNNVNSGTALSKPKSLTNLPMPPGVNVAELEGAQTPSPTGPISPVAAVSSMKVMPIPTLTTTGAVPLPVATNAAGINKQRSESHKPTTPNVSTPAAVPSGASTAASAMSVAGSGMKKGLLNLPMPPMVPGSEDLSGDEDIGSPVLSSQRDSSQKLASSSGQSGTMNNNNVSLNNRYKTAVAGTVSTVSAQQSSSGQSKVTQPRPRILNRRHSRNMTAPMSASGGKDWGERCVEVFDVLEQIGEGTYGQVYKAKDQQTNELVALKKVRLEHEKEGFPITAVREIKILRQLNHKNIVNLREIVTDKQDALEFRKDKGSFYLVFEYMDHDLMGLLESGMVDFNEQNNASIMRQLLDGLNYCHKKNFLHRDIKCSNILMNNKGEVKLADFGLARLYNADNRERPYTNKVITLWYRPPELLLGEERYGPAIDVWSCGCILGELFLKKPLFQANQEPAQLEMISRLCGTPTPAVWPNVIKLPLFHTLKSKKQYRRKLREDFVFMPTPSLDLLDSMLVLDPDRRITAEDALKSNWLRNVIPDQLPPPQLPTWQDCHELWSKKRRRQLREQQESALNLPPGKPSGSTIKLDGITVPGPGGPTGINML